The stretch of DNA aaaaaaaacaaaaacaaaacaaaacaaaaaacccaaaaaacaaaaaattgaaaaaacctGAATGTTAGAGATGGGGTTAAAATTACTTTAAGCCGTATTAGAATCACGTCTGTCTCAGTAcatcttttgctttgctttttgcaCCAAGCCCATAACAACGTCTCCTTGGCGCTACCTTCAAAATTTATCTCCGGTCTGACCGTCGCACTATTTCTTCAGGTCCCATTTGGACTTAGCCACTGTCAGGCCTGGTCTGCTTTATGGCCTTGGCATTCTTTATTGTCCTAGGCTTCCACTCTTAACACCCCCTGAGCATATTCTCCATTAATCAATCACCAGGGTGATCTTTTAAATGCATAAGTCATGCTCCGAGTCCTCCGGTGGTCTCCACCTCGTTCAGAAGCCACTCCTGCCTCTGACCACCTCTTCACTCAAGTAGTCTGCACTTCACCTTGGCACTTAGCTGCAACCACGTGAACCTTTCTGCCCCTTCTTGAGCACACCAGCCAAACTCCAGCGTGAGGGCCTTGCATGCTGTGGCTTCTGCCAGGAACCCTTCCTCCTCACCATAGATACCCGCCCAGAAAAAAACAGTGTCCGTTTCCCCACTGCCATCATCCTTGTCTTTTGACCCTGATTTGTTTGGCTTTGCACTGAGCACACTACTTGGAACTTTTCTCTCTGcactttcttgtttttgtttgctttcgcTGTAAAAGAGCAAAGCCTTTGTCCTGTCCATCCATCTGCCCCTGTTGCTAGGACAGAGCCTGGCAGGCCCTCAACCAGTGTTGCTGATAGAACTTGTCTGGTAGGAAGAATGTTTCTTATGTCTGAGTGTGAAGAGAGACTGAGCCTGTTATATATTGTAATGTTGTGCTTTTATTACCTAGAGATCCTGAGATATGGCGTTTGGCCTGCTTAAAAGTTTGGGGCAGAAGCTGCATGAAACTTGTTCCCTACACATCCTGGAGAGAGATGTTTTTAGAAAGGCCCCGCGTTCGGTTTGATGGTAAGTTGAACTCTTTAGAGAAATTGTGATCTATTGTGCTGATTTTGATGAACACACTGTCTTCATTTTCTATAGCAGAGCTGAGTACCAGAAACATATGTTAAGGAAACCACGGTAGAAGTAATGCTGGAAACCTATTGCCTGATTGTAATGTTAAGAGTTATCTGTcgtattcttttttgaaaatctgTTTCTTCTTACAGGCGTGTATATCAGTAAAACTACATATATTCGTCAAGGGGAACAGTCTCTTGATGGTTTCTATAGAGCCTGGCACCAAGTGGAATATTACAGGTACAACTGTAGAAAACTGAGTGAGtgaaaaattctctctctccaaGTATTAGTTCCTTAGTTATTGGACGTCTATTCTTAGTGGCTTCCACATTTATCCACAAAATGGCCCTCAGTATTTGTATCCAGGGTTATAACAGGCACTGCACTCAGAGAACCAATAGGTGAAGATAAACCACTTAATTCGTCCTGGCCTCCAAATTTAAGAATTACTTTATACTTTGGAGCTGTCCCTCATCTTCTGCCCTTTTCAGAGAGCTGATGCTCAGCCTCACTGTTTCCAAATACCACTGTCCTTGAGAAACCCGTTAAGCAGTGTTAACTGCTGTGTGATATCATTGGACCTCACCTTTGTCTGACATTAATTAAGCGCTTCGGGGGAAAAAGACCCAAAACTTGAGCAGATGTCTAATCCCATTTGCTTTTATTCAGTGAGTGAAACTAAAAGTTGCACCGTTCCCTCTAAGGAAGGTAACAAAATGCTTTGCTTCTCTGCTGCCCACCTTGCTGATCACATTCGTTTCAATGATGCCCGTGGTATTTCCATGTGGGTTTCACAGCCATAAACAAGTTGAGGTGCCAATAAGTAAGGACATGCTTTATATTTCCGTGGTGTTGTGGGTCTCTTTTCCTGGCTACACAGGTACATCCGGTTCTTTCCGGACGGCCACGTGATGATGCTGACCACCCCGGAGGAGCCTCCGTCCATCGTTCCACGCTTAAGAACCAGGAATACCAGGTAGTGTGTCCCTCTGTCGTTTTCCGTCCAGTCCATGTCTCCGGAGGTAACTGGCAGATTGTGTAACTTAATATTGGATGATTAAAGAAGCTGTCATCGGGCACTTGTGAAAAATACCACCCCTgcttcagtaggtctggggccTCGGGAACTAGGTGTAGTGTGCTCACCTCCTAGCCAACCTAAACACTTCTAGCCTATGACCGTCCATTGCTTAAATAAATGCAGATAACTGACTGTTAGACCTAATGtggatgtttttaatttttagaactgAGGCAATTCTACTGGGTCATTATCGCTTGTCACAAGATACAGACAATCAGACCAAAGTATTTGCTGTgataactaagaaaaaagaagaagtgagTATGCAAAGAAGGGTtggcagctttcttttgatttctgtacCCTGCTCATTCACACATTCTTGATCAGGAAGGATAAAATACACTACACAATACAGGTACACAAAATGGGTGTTGCCTTAATAGCCCATCTCTGAAGAGAGCTGGAGGGTTTTCCAAAgtgcagttaattttttttattggatcaATTATTTGTTCTTCTCTAAGTTTCCTTTGCTGGTCCAGGTTTTTTTTACACGTGAAATTAAAGCCAAAAAATCTTCTGAAATAACTAGTACAATTATATCTGAATATCTTTTCAGCTGTTCTCATTTCGAATCATAGGTTTTCTTGCTAAATCGTCACAAGgatattttttagaatttcagtTTCTACTGGAAATAAGCTAAAGTGAGATCATTTCCTTCTTGTTCttgcaagaggggaaaaaaaaaatgccaagcaAATAGGGTGGCTGAATTATTCCACTGCAGAATACCTTAAACTCACTTCATAGATTAAGGGCCTAATTTTTTTCACAACCTTTCTCCATGTGCGGTTTTCTCAGTCCTGGTTAAAAACCATAGTGCCCTGCAAGTCATTTGTGAGGTGTTGGAATAGACTTGCCTATTGCTTTTATAATCGGCagagtttttttaagtttattgaagtatagtgaatATCATTAATAGAGTTTCTGAACAAAGTTTCTCTTGCGTTaaatcctccccaccccctccccctcccagcacacTTTTTGGGAATAGTTAGAGCAGGGTTTCATCAAGTCCTGTCACCTTGTGGCCCTCAGCTGTGGCTTCTCTGGCTCCTAGAGTCGGGGCAGAAATGCTTCTATCCGTAGGAGCTGTGAGTTTCCTGAGGTCAGAGGTGGGTGTTGTGAGGCCTGAGTTGTTTCGGTTTTGTCTAATGAAAGAGTTCAGGACCTCCTGTGCTGGCCACCAGTTTTCTCTTCAGAATATGACACAGCAGAACCATGCATAGTGTCCGCATTCTTGTGTGTTTGGCCGTATTTGCAGAAGGGTTGATTCCAGTGAACCTTGTCACATCTATTTCTCCGTTGACTTTTACTATTATGGCAAAAAGATAAGTTATACTCTGGGCTTTTTCTGTAGCCTTCACCAATTTATCACTTTCCCTCTTTAAAAATTTCCCAAGTGTTTTGGAGTGGAAGGAAGTACTAGGCTTAAGAGACAGGAGTTTGAGTTCCCATCTCTGACCTTGACCCTTGGCTCCCCGCCCTGGTCCTCATCCCAGCAGCCGTGACATGGCAACGATGTGGTCACACGTCACATCACACCTGGGGTTGCTATGACGCTTGAGATGATGATGGTGGACGGAAAGGCCTTCTGCTTTTCGAGGCCTTCCTGCTTTTGCAGGCACTCATACACCAAGACAACCTTTACTGTGTGCGGATATTACGTAACTTCTGGCATTGCCCTTGAGCCTCTGTGGCTGAGTAGTTTGTGTGAGTTGTAGCTCAtccatctgtctctgtctctgtgtcggTCAGTGCAGTGAGGCCTCGTTGTTGTTCATGCACCTCTTCTTTTACAGAAGCCACTTGACtataaatacagatattttcGCCGTGTCCCTGTACAAGAAGCGGATCAGAGTTTCCATGTGGGGCTGCAGCTGTGTTCCAGTGGCCACCAGAGGTTCAACAAACTCATCTGGATACATCACTCTTGTCACATTACTTACAAGTAGGCACCTGCAAATAGCAGTCCCAAGGTTACAGAGTAGATGTGTCTTTCCGTCCGACCAAGGGGACCCTCAGATAGGGTTTGGTTCCTCAGAGTTAAGGCTGAATTACAAAGCCGAACCACAGGATAAGGCTCCCACAAACCAAGACAGCAGCCACCTTGGAAAAAACTAAAAGTGGACTATGTAGTGGACGTTGGTAAAACCCCATATGTTTGTCAAGGGAAACAGTCTCTTGATGGTTTCCATGATCCTGGCACCAAGTGGAATATTGCAGGTACAACTGTAGAAAACTGAGTGAGTGAAAAATTCTCTTTCCAAATATTAGTTCATTAGTTATTGGACGTCTATTCTTAGTGGCTTCCGCATTTATCCACAAAATggcccttgtttttgtttttctttccagggTTATAATAGGCACTGCCCTCAAAGAACCAGTAGGTGAAGATAAATCAATTGATTTGTCCAACCTAGTGCCCATGGGAGCGAGGGTGGGCACCTCCACTGTGGGGTCAAGAGCCACTTCCGCGAGTGGGAGGTGCCCGGTCACTAAGCTGTCCAGGCGCAGCTTCATTCATTATCATACTCAAGGCAGTTGTAAAAAACaccagctctctctcttttttcttctctcacatTTCAGTCTTAACtatttttcactcttttccatTTGGTTTACCCCCACAGATTACACACAGATTTAAAGTACATTGTAGTTAGGAAAGTAAGTCTGCTAAAAAGATCCTGtgtgagagttcccgctgtggctcagcagctaatgaacctgactagcatgcatgaggacgcaggttcaatccctggccttgctcagtaggttaaggatccggcattgccgtgagctatggtgtaggttgcagacgcagcttggatcttgtgttgctgtggctgtggctgtggtgtaggccagcagctacagttccaattcgacccctagcctaggaagctccatgtgctgcggacgcagccctaaaaagcaaaaaagaaaggtcCAGTGTGTGTTCCAAAGCCAAACCTGTTCATGGTTTCTATTTACAGCTCTTTGTGTAACAGATGAGGGTGTGTGCCAAAGGAACAGTGCAGAAGTTAGTAGAATAAAGGAATTAGGAAAGTGAAGTATCAGTTCGTGTGGATACTGATGTGAGCTGTTATTAGGTTTGGGAGAATATTGGTTGGTGACCGAGGGTCTCCACTGGATTCCCAGTTCTGAGAGGCAGGTTGTGAAGTCACCTTCCATTGACTGACCTACTTCATGGCCTCAACCAGGTTgttgaaccatttttttttttttaatcacatttccaCCTTCTGAACAACTTCCCACACTTCTGAAAGGTCCTGGCAGCTGAGAaagcatttttctctcttctcccctttaCTAACCAATCCTCCTATCTTTGAATAATCTGTGAAgtacaacatttttttcttttcaaagcaaGAAACCAAACCCAGAAGTAGGACCAAgcaaaagaaaagtatattttaggagaaaaaaatgacatcatttGTAACTGCTCGTGATCATGTTGACTTTGTTATAATGTTTATAAATTCACttgaattttctgtttatttccccccttcctttttagaagaaaataggagGCTGTGGTAGTATAACTTGTTACCTCCTTTCTCCCAATCTGAAATTACACTGTTGATCATGCaaatataaattcattaaattCTCTCCGGcattataatttgtttaaaaatacattttaataagagCCTTAAAATGTCTATCACCTTTAATTTAGGAATCTGTTCAAAGGGTGTAATAAAAAATACCATAACATTTTTTTAGCTGCACTCACTGCATGAGAAAATTtctgggcccgggatcaaacccatgccattgcagcaacactggatccttaactggctgcaccactagggaactccgcAACAGTATTTTTAACTATCAAAtgttgaaaacaacctaagtctCCAATAAAAGGTGAATTAAGTAAATTGTGGTTGTAAgtagacaatgaaatattatgcaaCCACAAAAAAGTCTTTCTGAAGAGTCTTTAATGATGTGAGGAAATGCTTATgtcataatgttttaaaaagcaggatTACCAGTAGCTTGTGATCTCAATAGCAAAGCTCAATAGCAAGATTAAAATGCTAGGAAGAAACACTTCATGCAGCTAGCTATATCTGAGTGGTGGGATGATGCGTGATTTTTCTTTAcccctttctaaattttttttcaaaattcccaTTATTCATGAGTTATTTGGAATTGACTGAGAGAtgagttaaaaataagaaaggctAAAGCCTAAAatgccccccttccccccagaatAGGCAAGGATTTTAAATGAGTTGAAATCTTGGAACAGTGGATTCTGTGCTTTCTTTCCAGATCCACTGGAGAGACGGCAGTCACGGCTTTCGAGATGGACAAGATGTACACGCCCCTGCTGTTTGCCAGGGTGAGGAGCTACACTGCCTTCTCAGAGAGGCCGCTGTAGCACCTCACGTCCGCCCCCACCACGATGCATGAGTAAGAGTAGAGAGAGAATCAGAGCACCTAAGTTAtaagtgtacatatatatatataaatatatatatatggaattggAACTTATTTTACATTGTTGGAGTTCTTTCAAGAAGAGTataaattgattattttttttatttaaagggaTAATTGATTCTTGGGGTGTTTGTTTTGAAATTAACCTGTTGAAATCACATGTTGAAGTACCTTTGTGTTGTTAAAAAACCGTATGAGATTTAAGTCATGGCCTTTTTCAAGCAAATTTCTGAGCCGACTTCTGTCACATAAGTCATCTTCTGCCTGATCAGCCCCGTGTTTAAATGCATCAGGGAAACATCTCACAGGATCAGCATGGCATAGCGTCTTTTCACTAAAGGCTCAAAATGTGAACacctgttttggatttgtttgaaACTGTTTGACCAATAAAGagcataaataaatgtttctttcaagaaaatatatttggatagctttatttatttatttattttgtctttttgctatttcttaggccgctcctgcgacatatggagattcccaggctaggggtctaattggagccgtagccaccggcctatgccagagccacagcaacgcgggatccgagccgcgtctgcaacctacaccacagctcacggcaacgccggatcgttaacccactgagcaagggcagggatcgaacccgcaaccttatggttcctagtcggattcgttaaccactgcgccacaacgggaactcctggatagattttttttaaatggcagaatATCAAACAGTCCTATGGTAGCCGTGAAGTCTTAAGAATAAATCAGTGCCTCTTTGGTCTTGGTCTGTTCCTGTTGCCACAGCCTATGGTATCTGTACCCCAACCCACCCAAGTACCCCTACAGATGTGTGACACTAAGTGAGAAGGGCTGACCCCCTTGAGACCAgaactcttttgtgtgtgtgtgtgtgtgtgtgtgtgtgtgtgtgtctttttggggctgcacccacaacatgtggagtttctcaggctgggggtcaaattggaactacagctgccatcctatgccacagccccagcaatgccagatctgagtggtatctgtgacctgcaccacagcttactgcaacgccagatccttaacccactgagcgaggccagggattgaacccgtgtcctcatggatactagtgggattcgttaacggctgagccactacagaactCCGAGACCAGAACTCTTGAGCAAGCCCATACAGTCACCTTGGTTCCTAAAAGAGCGGTAGAGAATCACGTAGACCCAAGCCTGACTCTTTCTCCAGAATTAAGTTGGGGAGCCTACCAGCCACCAAGTCAACTGTATGTTACTGTCCTACCAACAGTGCTAGGAGTATTTAATTTCAGAGTTCATCCAACACACCTCTACCAGGTTCAAATTTGTTTTTGGTGATTCAAATATAATTAGAGTCAGGGGACCGATGGATTTTCAGAAATTGGCAGCTGCGGCCATGGTTGCTTTCCAGTTCATTGTGACATTAAGAGATGCTTTGTAAGTTCCCACAATTCAGTAtgggccttttatttatttatttatttattttgtctttttgctatttctttgggccgctcccgtggcatatggagattcccaggctaggggttccaatcagagctgtagccactggcctacgccagagccacagcaacgcgggatccgagccgcgtctgcaacctacaccacagctcacggcaacgccggatcgttaacccactgagcaagggcagggaccgaacccaccacctcatggttcctagtcggattcattaaccactgcgccacgacgggaactcccagtatgggCCTTTTAAAAAGCTAACACGTTTTgagagtcctgttgtggctcagcggtaacgaacccaactagtatcattgagaatgcaggtttgatccctggccttactcagtgagttaaggatccagcattgccgtgagccgtggtatatgTTGCAtgtgaggctcggatcctgcattgctgcggctgtggtgtcggctggcaggtgcagttctagaaagcaaaaacaaaaagaaaaaagctaacaCATGTTATGTTAAATAGGAAAACCATCCATCCAGTGTGTGTTTAGAAAATTCCACTCAGGTTGGCTTTTCGCAGCGGTCTGAGACATGTGCTTCTCAAGCTGGAAAATAGGTAAGAAGCCTTGTGCCTAAGAGAAGACAGCTCTTCGTGACAGAACTcttaggtatttttcttttatggtcacacctgcagcatatggaagttccaggctaggggtggaattggagctgcagctgccagcctatgacacagccacagcaatgctaggagtagaatcagagctgtagctgccggccacagccacagcattgcggggtccgagccacatctgcgacctacaccacagctcatggcaacaccagatccccaatccactgagcaaggctagggattgaacctgcatcttcatggatactactcagattcacttccgctgtaccacgacaggaacgccttgATACACAAGTTAATAGAACATCTGATGAGGACAGAGTTAAATATAGAGAAATACTTCCCTAAGGAAAATAGAATTTGGAAATTCTCTGTTGTTTGCCACCTAGGTTAGGTGACCTGGTGCAGACAGCCAGGGGTTACCAAGGCTAAATATTCTATTGTGACCATGAAAGCATCTTTCACAATAAGACGCTTGGAACTGAAGATCATTGTTTTCAGATTATATTTACTgtatattgaaaaaattttaatagcaatatgcatttattgTGAGAAAATTAGAATGTACAGAGAGTCAAAAAAATAAGCCCATCACCCAAAGATAACTAACCAGGAGGAATTTTTGCTAGTAACTTTCTCCTGTTCTCTCCAAATCCTGTAGGAAGTACCTTCAGGAATGTCCTTCCTTTGCTCTACTGGGTCCCG from Sus scrofa isolate TJ Tabasco breed Duroc chromosome 7, Sscrofa11.1, whole genome shotgun sequence encodes:
- the FBXO9 gene encoding F-box only protein 9, with the translated sequence MAEAEEDCHSDAARAGDDDEKDSSAETDLQAQLQMFRAQWMFELAPGGGSSSLETRPYTASRGSLLKAADTKGKQELAKEEKARELFLKAVEEEQNGALYEAIKFYRRAMQLVPDIEFKITYTRSPDGDGVGNSYIEDEDEDEDSKTADLLAYFQQQLTFQESVLKLCQPELESSQTHISVLPMEVLMYIFRWVVSSDLDLRSLEQLSQVCRGFYICARDPEIWRLACLKVWGRSCMKLVPYTSWREMFLERPRVRFDGVYISKTTYIRQGEQSLDGFYRAWHQVEYYRYIRFFPDGHVMMLTTPEEPPSIVPRLRTRNTRTEAILLGHYRLSQDTDNQTKVFAVITKKKEEKPLDYKYRYFRRVPVQEADQSFHVGLQLCSSGHQRFNKLIWIHHSCHITYKSTGETAVTAFEMDKMYTPLLFARVRSYTAFSERPL